The proteins below are encoded in one region of Hordeum vulgare subsp. vulgare chromosome 3H, MorexV3_pseudomolecules_assembly, whole genome shotgun sequence:
- the LOC123443321 gene encoding WPP domain-associated protein-like isoform X1: MAEILDVPISGTNGSATVQAEQSLSVPLRDTNGSASVHGEESLDVPVSDTNGSATVQDETSSEGNELIIVDEMDSLWDDVNTMVDISTFVTYSVIKGFVKDAEQEIGQQLASKDEEIRLLNQKLMQLGNGSLSLSGGRDRKYDEVYSIRQQLHAISKSLLNSEWGLSGSQYNFDGADDVSKLRDNEHSSRNGSAKVESAGASPDAAFADASCLKHLDRDALIAHFNKEMNTMKRMHDKVVEMKTEEIFALKRNLLNKEGSNPWHLRNNKEFEQIRKKIGEVMTRLDGLLMENNKRTTSGVKAETFAGQQDKKNVLDSEIQQIQGAATNNQVEVCAFPTQASHIASIEADHAKKIGMLESDIEEARMATMIREEIEMIVLREFVNEIEIRLHGNEMEHNMKQDICSVIQNEAVAEAVLNLNSTLLKYNEEKSCSEAASTIQKQEIENLKRAVDSFSKVVREKEECQIELGAMKGHMDLLSHQLDLLKVKVEKQDSCISEKNKEFDMIVGRVEQALQHVRQNEINMSEFHDRFRNATDSLKEVEKQNHYLCKVIEEKEKIFTSTIYKEKEFKEHMTSLVESMREFENLVTDQQAIIANKVQHSESRFCLLKDQCKHLMKEGNLLRRKALRYKEISETRGSNLQKAELEVDLLGDEVEALTDLLAKIYIALDHYSPVLQHYTGFEGMSRIAYCSISGYGDLEHDQETHKHSKVKCLMHIYISW, translated from the exons ATGGCAGAGATCTTGGATGTGCCAATCAGTGGCACCAATGGAAGTGCCACTGTTCAAGCTGAACAGAGCTTGAGTGTGCCACTCAGGGACACCAACGGAAGTGCCAGTGTTCACGGTGAAGAGAGCTTGGATGTGCCAGTAAGTGATACCAATGGAAGCGCCACTGTTCAGGATGAAACTTCTTCGGAAGGAAATGAGTTAATCATCGTGGATGAGATGGACTCCTTGTGGGATGATGTAAATACCATGGTTGATATCTCAACATTCGTGACGTACTCTGTCATCAAAGGGTTTGTAAAAGATGCCGAACAAGAAATAGGTCAGCAGCTTGCTTCCAAGGATGAAGAGATAAGGTTGCTGAATCAAAAGCTGATGCAGCTTGGAAATGGCAGCCTAAGTTTGTCTGGGGGTCGGGATAGAAAATATGATGAAGTTTATAGTATCCGCCAACAGCTTCATGCCATTTCCAAGTCACTCTTGAATTCTGAGTGGGGTCTTTCGGGGTCCCAGTATAACTTTGATGGTGCAGATGATGTGAGTAAACTTAGAGACAATGAACATTCCTCCAGAAATGGTTCTGCAAAGGTTGAAAGTGCTGGAGCCTCTCCTGATGCGGCTTTCGCTGATGCGTCATGTTTGAAGCACTTGGATAGGGATGCTTTGATAGCCCATTTTAATAAAGAGATGAATACTATGAAAAGGATGCATGATAAAGTCGTGGAAATGAAGACAGAAGAGATATTTGCACTCAAGCGAAACCTGCTAAACAAAGAAGGATCCAACCCATGGCATTTACGGAATAACAAAGAATTCGAGCAGATTAGAAAGAAAATTGGGGAAGTTATGACAAGATTGGATGGCCTTCTCATGGAGAATAATAAGAGAACCACTTCTGGCGTCAAGGCAGAAACATTTGCTGgccaacaagacaagaaaaatGTTTTAGATTCTGAAATCCAGCAAATACAAGGTGCTGCCACTAATAATCAAGTAGAAGTGTGTGCTTTTCCTACACAGGCATCACACATTGCATCCATAGAGGCAGATCATGCAAAGAAAATTGGAATGTTAGAGTCTGATATTGAAGAAGCCAGGATGGCAACCATGATTAGAGAAGAGATAGAGATGATTGTACTAAGAGAGTTCGTTAACGAAATAGAAATACGGTTGCATGGTAATGAGATGGAGCATAACATGAAGCAAGACATTTGCTCAGTTATTCAGAATGAAGCTGTAGCAGAAGCAGTGTTAAACCTCAACTCTACATTGTTGAAGTACAATGAGGAAAAGAGCTGCTCTGAAGCGGCATCGACTATACAAAAGCAGGAGATTGAGAATCTGAAGCGAGCTGTTGACTCTTTCAGTAAAGTAGTGAGAGAAAAAGAGGAGTGTCAGATTGAATTGGGAGCAATGAAGGGTCATATGGATTTATTATcccatcaacttgatttacttaaAGTCAAAGTGGAAAAGCAAGACTCCTGTATATCTGAAAAGAACAAGGAGTTTGATATGATTGTCGGCAGAGTGGAGCAAGCTCTGCAGCATGTACGTCAAaatgagatcaatatgagcgagtTCCATGACAGATTTAGAAATGCTACAGACTCTCTGAAGGAGGTGGAGAAACAAAATCATTATTTATGTAAAGTCATCGAAGAGAAGGAGAAAATATTCACATCAACCATTTATAAAGAAAAGGAGTTCAAAGAACACATGACAAGTCTTGTTGAATCCATGAGAGAGTTTGAGAATCTTGTTACAGATCAACAAGCTATCATTGCAAACAAAGTTCAGCACAGTGAATCAAG GTTCTGTTTACTGAAAGACCAATGTAAACACCTCATGAAAGAAGGCAATCTTTTGAGAAGGAAGGCATTGCGATACAAGGAGATATCTGAGACAAGAGGCTCTAATCTTCAAAAGGCTGAGCTCGAG GTGGATTTACTTGGTGATGAGGTTGAGGCCTTAACGGATCTTCTTGCAAAAATCTATATTGCGCTCGACCACTATTCTCCAGTTTTGCAACACTATACTGGA TTTGAGGGCATGTCTAGGATTGCGTACTGCTCCATATCAG GTTATGGAGACCTTGAACATGATCAAGAAACACATAAGCACAGCAAAGTAAAATGCCTTATGCACATTTACATCAGCTGGTGA
- the LOC123443321 gene encoding WPP domain-associated protein-like isoform X2, whose translation MAEILDVPISGTNGSATVQAEQSLSVPLRDTNGSASVHGEESLDVPVSDTNGSATVQDETSSEGNELIIVDEMDSLWDDVNTMVDISTFVTYSVIKGFVKDAEQEIGQQLASKDEEIRLLNQKLMQLGNGSLSLSGGRDRKYDEVYSIRQQLHAISKSLLNSEWGLSGSQYNFDGADDVSKLRDNEHSSRNGSAKVESAGASPDAAFADASCLKHLDRDALIAHFNKEMNTMKRMHDKVVEMKTEEIFALKRNLLNKEGSNPWHLRNNKEFEQIRKKIGEVMTRLDGLLMENNKRTTSGVKAETFAGQQDKKNVLDSEIQQIQGAATNNQVEVCAFPTQASHIASIEADHAKKIGMLESDIEEARMATMIREEIEMIVLREFVNEIEIRLHGNEMEHNMKQDICSVIQNEAVAEAVLNLNSTLLKYNEEKSCSEAASTIQKQEIENLKRAVDSFSKVVREKEECQIELGAMKGHMDLLSHQLDLLKVKVEKQDSCISEKNKEFDMIVGRVEQALQHVRQNEINMSEFHDRFRNATDSLKEVEKQNHYLCKVIEEKEKIFTSTIYKEKEFKEHMTSLVESMREFENLVTDQQAIIANKVQHSESRFCLLKDQCKHLMKEGNLLRRKALRYKEISETRGSNLQKAELEVDLLGDEVEALTDLLAKIYIALDHYSPVLQHYTGVMETLNMIKKHISTAK comes from the exons ATGGCAGAGATCTTGGATGTGCCAATCAGTGGCACCAATGGAAGTGCCACTGTTCAAGCTGAACAGAGCTTGAGTGTGCCACTCAGGGACACCAACGGAAGTGCCAGTGTTCACGGTGAAGAGAGCTTGGATGTGCCAGTAAGTGATACCAATGGAAGCGCCACTGTTCAGGATGAAACTTCTTCGGAAGGAAATGAGTTAATCATCGTGGATGAGATGGACTCCTTGTGGGATGATGTAAATACCATGGTTGATATCTCAACATTCGTGACGTACTCTGTCATCAAAGGGTTTGTAAAAGATGCCGAACAAGAAATAGGTCAGCAGCTTGCTTCCAAGGATGAAGAGATAAGGTTGCTGAATCAAAAGCTGATGCAGCTTGGAAATGGCAGCCTAAGTTTGTCTGGGGGTCGGGATAGAAAATATGATGAAGTTTATAGTATCCGCCAACAGCTTCATGCCATTTCCAAGTCACTCTTGAATTCTGAGTGGGGTCTTTCGGGGTCCCAGTATAACTTTGATGGTGCAGATGATGTGAGTAAACTTAGAGACAATGAACATTCCTCCAGAAATGGTTCTGCAAAGGTTGAAAGTGCTGGAGCCTCTCCTGATGCGGCTTTCGCTGATGCGTCATGTTTGAAGCACTTGGATAGGGATGCTTTGATAGCCCATTTTAATAAAGAGATGAATACTATGAAAAGGATGCATGATAAAGTCGTGGAAATGAAGACAGAAGAGATATTTGCACTCAAGCGAAACCTGCTAAACAAAGAAGGATCCAACCCATGGCATTTACGGAATAACAAAGAATTCGAGCAGATTAGAAAGAAAATTGGGGAAGTTATGACAAGATTGGATGGCCTTCTCATGGAGAATAATAAGAGAACCACTTCTGGCGTCAAGGCAGAAACATTTGCTGgccaacaagacaagaaaaatGTTTTAGATTCTGAAATCCAGCAAATACAAGGTGCTGCCACTAATAATCAAGTAGAAGTGTGTGCTTTTCCTACACAGGCATCACACATTGCATCCATAGAGGCAGATCATGCAAAGAAAATTGGAATGTTAGAGTCTGATATTGAAGAAGCCAGGATGGCAACCATGATTAGAGAAGAGATAGAGATGATTGTACTAAGAGAGTTCGTTAACGAAATAGAAATACGGTTGCATGGTAATGAGATGGAGCATAACATGAAGCAAGACATTTGCTCAGTTATTCAGAATGAAGCTGTAGCAGAAGCAGTGTTAAACCTCAACTCTACATTGTTGAAGTACAATGAGGAAAAGAGCTGCTCTGAAGCGGCATCGACTATACAAAAGCAGGAGATTGAGAATCTGAAGCGAGCTGTTGACTCTTTCAGTAAAGTAGTGAGAGAAAAAGAGGAGTGTCAGATTGAATTGGGAGCAATGAAGGGTCATATGGATTTATTATcccatcaacttgatttacttaaAGTCAAAGTGGAAAAGCAAGACTCCTGTATATCTGAAAAGAACAAGGAGTTTGATATGATTGTCGGCAGAGTGGAGCAAGCTCTGCAGCATGTACGTCAAaatgagatcaatatgagcgagtTCCATGACAGATTTAGAAATGCTACAGACTCTCTGAAGGAGGTGGAGAAACAAAATCATTATTTATGTAAAGTCATCGAAGAGAAGGAGAAAATATTCACATCAACCATTTATAAAGAAAAGGAGTTCAAAGAACACATGACAAGTCTTGTTGAATCCATGAGAGAGTTTGAGAATCTTGTTACAGATCAACAAGCTATCATTGCAAACAAAGTTCAGCACAGTGAATCAAG GTTCTGTTTACTGAAAGACCAATGTAAACACCTCATGAAAGAAGGCAATCTTTTGAGAAGGAAGGCATTGCGATACAAGGAGATATCTGAGACAAGAGGCTCTAATCTTCAAAAGGCTGAGCTCGAG GTGGATTTACTTGGTGATGAGGTTGAGGCCTTAACGGATCTTCTTGCAAAAATCTATATTGCGCTCGACCACTATTCTCCAGTTTTGCAACACTATACTGGA GTTATGGAGACCTTGAACATGATCAAGAAACACATAAGCACAGCAAAGTAA